From Streptomyces sp. NBC_00690, a single genomic window includes:
- a CDS encoding RICIN domain-containing protein, producing MRTRHKALTALAVLATALGAVTASAALAAPDAAPPAYPPGTQVTIETFAAKCLDVRTPDSGAPLVQADCDNTARTQRFWVNTVAGGVEIRTAGNLCLDLEAAKRGNGTRIIQYPCGTLPRFSQTFLTFSAAADAGLSTLHTIDLRCFDVENADDAAGAGIIQFSCNGDSNQSFKLREI from the coding sequence ATGCGTACACGCCACAAGGCACTGACCGCTCTGGCCGTCCTGGCCACCGCCCTGGGTGCCGTCACCGCTTCGGCAGCCCTGGCCGCACCGGACGCCGCTCCGCCCGCCTATCCGCCGGGAACCCAGGTCACCATCGAGACCTTCGCCGCCAAGTGCCTCGACGTGCGGACCCCAGACAGTGGTGCGCCACTCGTCCAAGCCGACTGCGACAACACCGCTCGTACCCAGCGGTTCTGGGTGAACACCGTTGCCGGCGGTGTGGAGATCCGCACCGCCGGCAACCTGTGTCTCGACCTGGAGGCCGCGAAGCGCGGCAACGGGACACGGATCATCCAGTACCCCTGCGGAACACTCCCCCGGTTCAGCCAGACCTTCCTCACCTTCTCGGCCGCGGCGGACGCGGGTCTGTCCACCCTCCACACCATCGACCTCAGGTGCTTCGACGTCGAGAACGCCGACGACGCGGCCGGCGCGGGCATCATCCAGTTCAGCTGCAACGGCGACTCCAACCAGAGCTTCAAGCTCCGCGAGATCTAA
- a CDS encoding serine hydrolase domain-containing protein, protein MSRHSLTSTRAIGTALAVAVMVGLLAAPAVAQTDGPARDGRDAALQKVIEDQVERGGIPGVLASVRDGDRVWRGDAGVADVRTGKERGDHDRFRIGSITKTFVATVILKLEAEGRLDLDDTVEKWLPGMVSGNGHDGGKVSIRQLLNHTSGISSYTANPEFGDTYLTKGFLKNRYYRHSPESLVGWAMRSAPDFAPGTGWSYSNTNYILAGLIIEKTTGGSYEQAVKDRILRPLGLRNTSLPRHSTAMPQPSGRAYTKMFNETPPAEFHDATRLNASWGWSAGDMISTTGDLQRFASALMSGKLLQPRQQKELTTTVDPGIPGVTGRYALGLENAKLSCGVEIWGHSGGIHGSGSEMYTTTGGKRTLVTNVNGDWNPDPTPATLNAAFCGKK, encoded by the coding sequence ATGTCCCGCCACAGCCTCACCTCCACCCGCGCCATCGGCACCGCCCTCGCAGTGGCGGTCATGGTCGGTCTGCTCGCGGCGCCCGCCGTCGCACAGACCGACGGGCCCGCCAGGGACGGCCGCGATGCCGCGCTCCAGAAGGTCATCGAGGACCAGGTCGAACGAGGCGGCATACCCGGGGTGTTGGCCTCCGTCCGGGACGGTGACCGCGTCTGGCGGGGCGATGCCGGGGTCGCTGACGTACGGACCGGAAAGGAGCGCGGGGACCACGACCGCTTCCGGATCGGCTCGATCACGAAGACCTTCGTGGCCACCGTGATCCTCAAACTGGAAGCCGAGGGGCGACTCGATCTGGACGACACGGTGGAGAAGTGGCTGCCGGGGATGGTCAGCGGAAACGGCCATGACGGCGGCAAGGTGAGCATCCGCCAGCTCCTCAACCACACCAGCGGGATCAGCTCCTACACCGCGAACCCGGAGTTCGGCGACACCTATCTGACCAAGGGTTTTCTGAAGAACCGCTACTACCGGCACAGCCCCGAGAGCCTCGTCGGATGGGCCATGCGCTCCGCGCCGGACTTCGCGCCCGGTACCGGTTGGAGCTATTCCAACACCAACTACATACTCGCCGGTCTCATCATCGAGAAGACCACCGGCGGCTCCTACGAGCAGGCGGTGAAGGACCGGATCCTGCGCCCGCTGGGACTGAGGAACACCAGCCTGCCCCGCCACTCGACCGCCATGCCGCAGCCCTCGGGGCGCGCGTACACCAAGATGTTCAACGAGACCCCGCCCGCGGAATTCCACGACGCCACCCGGCTGAACGCCTCCTGGGGCTGGTCCGCCGGAGACATGATCTCCACCACCGGAGACCTTCAGCGGTTCGCCAGCGCACTGATGTCCGGGAAGCTGCTGCAGCCCCGCCAGCAGAAGGAGCTGACCACCACCGTGGACCCGGGCATCCCCGGTGTCACCGGGCGGTACGCCCTGGGGCTGGAGAACGCCAAACTCTCCTGCGGAGTCGAGATCTGGGGACACAGCGGAGGCATCCACGGCTCCGGCTCGGAGATGTACACCACCACGGGTGGAAAGCGCACCCTGGTGACCAATGTCAACGGGGACTGGAACCCCGACCCGACCCCGGCGACACTCAACGCGGCCTTCTGCGGTAAGAAGTAG
- a CDS encoding DUF6357 family protein translates to MRDIVFTRSSGWIPNVIREDGELKLTLGAGADANHDPRTFTFPIGETHLAVIQEDLARHLLLWSAVLPLCDAAGTRGRLDENAAVALLDPILLSAPADVDALFQRIRWDRGRLIAHGADIDLLELGRVCAAMRAATETSNGKRAQEYHAKRRRADRGTVLGPLDTALLKYTGQYLHGATVPRRIPDAVAPALLPKVMRVIATAEQACAGMRIGRDPRRGKRATDKRDWERMATTIDAAVRRAHPELVDDAVRTVSVLMCSEAADRSRNAPMEDEEEVPGARADFGESARKTILSFTDDKGVEKKWLPDNPRTATAEFWEFVADRSAGDNEVFTIEDEEKGEGIQLHFYADSIARITTVHKGAGGSDPEYRVEYSLVDGIGAYRNLVSVFVRGGCAALEQHGAWMLDVAEFERARRRRDAR, encoded by the coding sequence CCGACGCCAACCACGACCCTCGCACGTTCACGTTCCCGATCGGGGAAACCCATCTTGCGGTGATCCAGGAGGACCTGGCCAGACACCTGCTGCTGTGGAGTGCGGTCCTTCCGCTGTGCGATGCAGCCGGAACCCGGGGCCGGCTCGACGAGAATGCTGCCGTCGCGCTTCTGGACCCGATCCTCCTCTCCGCCCCCGCAGACGTCGACGCGCTCTTCCAACGCATCCGGTGGGACAGGGGCCGGCTCATCGCCCATGGGGCTGACATCGATCTGCTTGAGCTCGGACGGGTCTGCGCGGCGATGCGCGCGGCGACGGAGACGTCCAACGGGAAACGAGCTCAGGAGTACCACGCGAAGCGTCGGCGCGCCGACCGCGGGACGGTACTCGGTCCACTCGACACCGCACTTCTGAAGTACACGGGCCAGTACCTGCACGGCGCGACGGTGCCGAGGCGGATACCCGATGCCGTCGCCCCGGCGCTGCTGCCCAAGGTCATGCGGGTGATCGCCACCGCGGAGCAGGCATGCGCAGGGATGCGGATCGGCCGCGATCCGCGGCGGGGAAAGCGCGCCACGGACAAGCGCGACTGGGAGCGGATGGCGACGACGATCGACGCAGCCGTGCGCCGGGCACACCCTGAACTCGTCGACGACGCGGTGCGTACCGTGAGCGTCCTGATGTGCTCGGAGGCCGCGGACCGCTCCAGGAACGCGCCCATGGAGGATGAAGAGGAGGTTCCCGGCGCCCGCGCCGACTTCGGCGAGAGTGCAAGGAAGACGATCCTGTCGTTCACCGACGACAAGGGCGTCGAGAAGAAGTGGCTCCCGGACAATCCCCGCACTGCCACCGCGGAGTTCTGGGAGTTCGTCGCCGATCGCTCCGCCGGGGACAACGAAGTGTTCACCATCGAGGACGAGGAGAAGGGCGAAGGGATCCAGCTCCACTTCTACGCGGACTCCATCGCCCGGATCACCACGGTGCACAAGGGTGCAGGCGGGTCGGATCCGGAGTACCGGGTCGAGTACAGCCTGGTTGACGGGATCGGTGCGTACCGGAATCTGGTGAGCGTCTTCGTCCGCGGCGGCTGCGCCGCACTCGAACAGCACGGCGCTTGGATGTTGGATGTCGCTGAGTTCGAACGCGCACGCCGGCGGCGCGACGCCAGGTAG